Proteins co-encoded in one Trichocoleus desertorum ATA4-8-CV12 genomic window:
- a CDS encoding aldehyde dehydrogenase, whose protein sequence is MLAISDVVEKQRTFFNSGKTKPIDFRLEQLKILKQAILEAQSSIVEAVQADLGKPTFEAYLIEVGVLDEVKYAIKHLRAWAKPRKVATPVVFMPASAQICPQPLGVVLIIAPWNYPFQLSISPLVGAIAAGNCAVLKPSELAPHTSQVIANLIRQHFDPAFITAIEGGAETSQQLLAERFDHIFFTGGTAIGKKVMAAAAENLTPVTLELGGKSPCIVDAEVPIELAARRIAWGKFTNAGQTCIAPDYLLVHRSIKPQLLSAIQQSIATFYGDNPAASPDFGRIINQRHFERLAPLVQSGKIVVGGDTNPAERYIAPTVLDGVSWSDPVMQEEIFGPILPVLEYEDLNEAIAQINQRPKPLALYLFSQNQQRQTQVLQETSSGGVCINDTILQVGVPSLPFGGVGPSGMGRYHGKASFDTFSHERSILKKPFFLDFKLRYAPYSDKLKWLKQILR, encoded by the coding sequence ATGCTTGCAATTTCTGACGTCGTAGAAAAGCAGCGAACTTTTTTTAACTCTGGCAAAACTAAGCCGATTGATTTTCGCTTAGAACAACTCAAGATTCTGAAGCAAGCCATTCTGGAGGCACAGAGCAGCATTGTCGAGGCGGTGCAGGCAGACTTGGGTAAACCAACTTTTGAAGCGTATCTGATTGAAGTTGGCGTGCTGGATGAAGTTAAATATGCCATCAAACATTTGCGGGCTTGGGCCAAACCTCGCAAGGTGGCAACTCCTGTCGTTTTTATGCCTGCTAGCGCTCAAATTTGCCCGCAGCCATTAGGCGTTGTCCTGATTATTGCCCCTTGGAACTACCCGTTTCAGTTGTCAATTTCTCCCTTGGTGGGAGCGATCGCAGCGGGAAATTGCGCCGTCCTCAAGCCTTCTGAGTTGGCACCTCATACGTCTCAAGTCATTGCCAACCTGATTCGCCAGCACTTTGATCCAGCCTTCATTACTGCGATCGAAGGTGGAGCGGAGACTAGCCAGCAGTTGTTAGCCGAAAGATTCGACCATATCTTTTTTACAGGTGGCACCGCGATCGGCAAAAAGGTGATGGCGGCTGCGGCTGAGAATCTGACCCCCGTCACCTTAGAGCTAGGTGGCAAAAGCCCTTGCATTGTCGATGCTGAGGTGCCCATTGAGTTGGCGGCTCGCCGCATTGCTTGGGGCAAGTTTACCAACGCAGGACAAACTTGTATCGCCCCCGACTACTTATTAGTGCATCGATCGATTAAGCCTCAACTGTTAAGCGCTATTCAACAAAGCATTGCCACTTTTTATGGCGACAACCCCGCTGCCAGCCCCGACTTTGGCAGAATCATTAACCAGAGACATTTTGAACGTCTAGCGCCACTCGTGCAGTCGGGCAAGATTGTGGTTGGTGGTGATACCAACCCCGCAGAACGCTACATTGCCCCCACCGTACTGGATGGTGTGAGTTGGTCAGACCCAGTCATGCAGGAGGAAATCTTTGGTCCTATTCTGCCTGTGCTGGAATACGAAGACTTAAATGAGGCGATCGCCCAAATCAACCAGCGTCCCAAACCTTTAGCCCTGTACCTTTTCTCGCAAAACCAGCAGCGTCAAACGCAAGTGTTGCAAGAAACCAGCTCTGGTGGGGTTTGCATCAACGACACGATCTTGCAGGTGGGTGTCCCAAGCTTACCCTTTGGGGGAGTTGGCCCTAGCGGTATGGGTCGTTACCACGGTAAGGCTAGCTTCGATACCTTCTCCCACGAGCGCAGCATTCTCAAGAAGCCTTTTTTCCTAGACTTCAAGCTCCGCTACGCCCCCTACAGCGACAAGCTAAAGTGGCTCAAGCAGATTCTGCGCTGA
- a CDS encoding HAMP domain-containing histidine kinase, with amino-acid sequence MKNSPFAQSTKIDRILVVDDSADNSFLIQAILEEEDYKVDIADSGMAALAKIDEFPPDLILLDVMMPGMDGYEVTRRIRGTEKLPFIPILLITAYDQPSVAKGLDTGADDFIRKPVEFDELLARVRSLLRLKHSVDERDHIARQREDFVSRLAHDLRTPLVAADRMMGLFRQGALGELSPDMNDALITMARSNQNLLQMVNTLLEVYRLEAGRKSFSFAPVNLRELVTEVTQELAPLAADKNLALKLDLEEQPADPAASYVLGDRLELHRVLTNLVGNALKFTDSGYISVGLTSTPAASASTPAWVVITVRDTGTGISAEDQAMLFERFRQGHHRRSGSGLGLYLSRRIIETHQGTVDLESELGKGSTFIVRLPAKQP; translated from the coding sequence ATGAAAAACTCTCCTTTTGCCCAGTCTACTAAAATTGATCGTATTCTCGTTGTTGATGATTCTGCTGACAATTCATTTCTAATTCAGGCAATTCTAGAAGAGGAAGATTACAAGGTTGATATTGCCGATAGTGGCATGGCAGCTTTAGCCAAGATTGATGAATTTCCGCCAGATTTAATTCTGCTGGACGTGATGATGCCGGGAATGGACGGCTACGAAGTCACGCGGCGGATTCGGGGCACTGAGAAGCTACCCTTCATTCCCATCTTGTTAATTACTGCCTACGACCAACCCAGCGTTGCCAAAGGTTTGGACACAGGTGCAGACGATTTTATTCGCAAACCTGTTGAGTTTGATGAGTTGCTGGCACGAGTGCGATCGCTGCTTCGCCTCAAGCACAGCGTAGACGAACGTGACCACATTGCTCGCCAACGCGAAGACTTTGTCTCCCGCCTCGCCCACGATCTCCGTACTCCCCTAGTGGCTGCCGATCGCATGATGGGTTTGTTTCGCCAAGGTGCCTTGGGGGAGCTTTCTCCAGACATGAATGATGCGCTCATCACGATGGCCCGCAGCAATCAGAACTTGCTGCAAATGGTGAACACGCTCCTAGAAGTGTATCGCCTAGAAGCAGGCCGAAAAAGCTTTTCGTTTGCGCCTGTCAATCTCCGTGAACTTGTGACAGAGGTAACTCAGGAACTCGCCCCTCTAGCCGCAGACAAAAACCTAGCTCTGAAATTAGATTTAGAGGAACAACCTGCTGATCCTGCTGCTAGCTATGTCTTGGGCGATCGCTTGGAGTTGCATCGTGTCCTGACCAACTTAGTCGGCAATGCCCTTAAGTTTACAGACAGTGGGTATATCTCTGTTGGCTTGACTTCGACTCCTGCTGCTTCGGCCAGTACGCCAGCTTGGGTCGTTATTACGGTTAGAGATACGGGAACTGGGATCTCCGCCGAGGATCAGGCTATGTTATTTGAGCGCTTTCGCCAAGGGCATCATCGTCGCTCTGGTAGTGGTTTGGGTTTATACCTGTCTCGTCGCATTATTGAAACTCATCAAGGCACGGTTGATTTAGAATCGGAGTTAGGCAAAGGTAGTACATTCATCGTTCGTCTTCCCGCTAAGCAACCCTAA